The DNA segment AGATACTGTAATTGTAATGTCTTCACCATTATTGTCACTAACTTTTTTGAAGCTCATCGCaacttttttgaaatttcaaaaaaattttcagaaaAGTTGATTACTGCGGTCGTGTTGGGTGATAAATGGGGTTTGCGCCGTGAAATGGCGACGGCCCTTCCTGAACAATTGGCACGTGACCCTGGCACCTGGCAGATGCATCTGCCAGGTGCCAGGGTCACAGAGGTTTACCGTCAGTGGTCCAATGCAGTCATCGATGGGTTGAGTTACTTGGGTTGTATGTCTTTAATCTGTGTTCAATGCCTGCCAGGTTCCTTTAAAAAGTAGCCTGGATCTTTGGTGCGTAAGGCTATGGGTCGCAAAACGTATTTTGACAGCTACGAATAGAAAAGAATAGAGTAATTATGTAATTGACATGATATAGACATTAAACTAGAACTATAAAACGGTTCCTAGTCAGAGCACTTTTCACATGGACAAGTTAGTCCAAGTTCAACTCTTCTTCGGCCGTTTGCTTACTGAACTCGACAACAGAGGTAATGGCCAATAGATGGTCTTCCTCTTGCTTTAATCCACTGACAGTTAATACAGCGACTGGGAAGTCTGTGTTGCTTAAATACAATGGTACTGCACCACCATGGAAAGCGTACTCACTGGATGAAACAAAGAATCTCTCTTCTGGAGTTTTATCGCCCTTTTTGCATCCCATGAAAAATGTGGAGTGGTTGAATCTGTTCACTGTCTTGGACTTTCTCGTAATCCAGAAATCGTTATCTAGGGACGAGCCACTTGCAGTAATGGTACGGAATACTTTGTGACCGTTGGttaaagaaatatcaaTAGCGACTGGCTTTCCTGGGAATAATTCCAATGCGGCTTTTCTAATGAAAGAACCTAATTCGAAGGCAACGTcgttattaaaattagaaaGCACACATTGTTTCTCTTGTGCTTCAATTTCCTCTAATGAAGCTTTACgtgaaattaatttttttaataatttttcttctaattgtAACATCCTATGGTTTGGTTTGTATGTATTGgaatgaatattttctattaaACTGTACTGTGTGCTTATATCAAATGCACCAATTGAATCAACTCAAATTTGAATGGagataatttcatcaaatagATACCTAGATGCatatacacacacatatatatataaatatagaatCTTACGATGTGTGTTTGCGTTGTAAACATGATCCTTAATTCGCATTCTGATGTCCTATGGTGTTCCGATACCCGTTCGATTACAAAGGCCGGGGAAACTAATGACAGTAACATGAAATATCCAATATGTTGAAGTAATGGCCTATTCATAATGGTTTTGACATCTGAAAGTTAATTACTTGAGATatgaaatatcaatattcGTACGATTGCTTGAATGTATCCATAATCTTTAAACAAACAGCAACTTTTAtgatctttttcttttaaagtGCTTCAAATATTCGTGCATACGCATAGTCTTATAGTATTGATAAAggataaataattttataaatatatatgttgtTTAAATAGCAGGATATTTACTGTTTGTTTTACCATTTGATCCATTCTAATTTGGCCTTTAATATTAAGTATGCTATTGTACGATATATGAATGCAACACATACAATAATACCTAGATAATGGCTAGTATTTACTACCAAATTATAGGATTCCAAAACAGATGTGCCATTTGCAAATTCACAGGTACCATCCTCTAATCTCCCACCATCGTTGCAGGTAAACGTTAAATCTGATGGGAATGCATAATTGATTATAACTAAAGATGTGTAATTCAATGGGTTTAGATAATTGAACCCTTTAAGAACTCTAGATAGGTCCAATGACAAAAGACCAGACATCTGAGTACCAATGGACAATACGACGGATATACAATTCACGACAAAGCCTGGTCTTTCAAAGAATGTGTTTGTAATAATACCCAAAGCCTCTCCACATGACACAATTGCCAAAGAACAATATGCTGTGACGAAAAAATTACCAGGTGTTCTTGGCAATCCGCATACCATTACAGTAAATacagaatatattaatgatgaaaGAGCTGATAATGGAAGTTCCAATGTCATATATGCTAAAAAGAAAGGCGCAATTCCATAGACTCCGTCATGGTACTCTTCGTAAAAGTAATTTCTCTCCTTAGGGTAGCACGCTAAATTAGCTAGCATCccaacaaaatataatgcaGTCGACTCTTGAGCTAAACCTAACCTGTTGTTAACCCCAGCATAAGTGTTTCTCAAAGGAGCCCAAAATAATGCAAAAATCACACCTAGACCTGGTACCTGAGCAATTCTTGCCATTAGCGAATcaaaatttcttcttgttgttGTAAATTGTCTTTTAACATTAACGAAATAAGCCACTGCTATATTACATGGAGCTCTAATAACATCGCCGTATTCATTTAAGAATTGTTCGTCGACCATTACCTTATTTTCCTTTTGTGGAGTATCAATATTAAGTTCCTTAAAATGATTATTCCAACTGTCGATTATCGAAGTAACTCTTTTTGTTGATATTTCAGTGTTTTTCTCATTTTGTTTATTCAATGAAATAATGTCTAAGAAATAGTCTGCAATGTTAGTGAATGCGGGACATACGTATCCTAAGTTTTTAAAGTAATTGATCATTTCCTTTGGAGAACCATTAAAAGCAGTTCTTCCAGATTTAGCTAGAAGTAAAACAtttccaaattttttaaataattcagcTCTAGGTTGATGGATAGTTATTATAACGGTTTTTCCAAAATCAGCACTCAATTGTTCTAAGATTTCTAAAACTGTTAAAGATGTGAAACTGTCAAGCCCTGATGTAGGTTCGTCGAGAAGTAATATAGGTGGatctttcaataattgGATACCCATTGAAACTCTACGTTTTTCACCACCACTTATACCTTTAACAAATTCATCACCGATAATTGTATTTTGACAATTAGTTAATCCCAACGCTCTTATCAATGTGTCTATTTTTTCGTCTCTCTCATCAGAACACATGTAGTGTAGACGTAAATCTGCCGCAAACTTGAATGATTCTCTGACAGTTAATTTCGATAACAAATGATCGTCATCTTGAGAAACATATGCACATAAACTTTTAAACATTTCCTCGGAAATTTCATTGTCATTTAGTGCTATTGAACCTTCCTTAGAAAATGTGGCAAACATAGACGATTTCTGCTTTGCAGATATCAGATTCAGTAAGGAAGATTTGCCTGAACCAGAGGGACCCATAATAGCATTAATCATACCTGGTTTAAAAGTTGCATTAATGGAGTTTAAGATTTCTTTTGTGTGGT comes from the Tetrapisispora phaffii CBS 4417 chromosome 1, complete genome genome and includes:
- the TPHA0A00830 gene encoding uncharacterized protein (similar to Saccharomyces cerevisiae YBR137W; ancestral locus Anc_3.132); the encoded protein is MLQLEEKLLKKLISRKASLEEIEAQEKQCVLSNFNNDVAFELGSFIRKAALELFPGKPVAIDISLTNGHKVFRTITASGSSLDNDFWITRKSKTVNRFNHSTFFMGCKKGDKTPEERFFVSSSEYAFHGGAVPLYLSNTDFPVAVLTVSGLKQEEDHLLAITSVVEFSKQTAEEELNLD